In the Mytilus trossulus isolate FHL-02 chromosome 1, PNRI_Mtr1.1.1.hap1, whole genome shotgun sequence genome, one interval contains:
- the LOC134701381 gene encoding anti-sigma-I factor RsgI6-like, which translates to MMIFTLNVFVIYLNVNILWAADLLRNPDFERRNRINPWVCQSCQASVVDTSYHGDRSIEVTNRQKFDSGLTQSFNVEGGKHIKCRAFIKVLNLPHGKMSVKVTMMSIFSTDGVTKYEVIGVNKYFQPKYGWTEIGGDLLIPQGTSRVKISIRVDDPSVNYLLDYSSCTYINHDVNWKTKASQRINNIRKGSLTISLASSEPLITSDLTVQIKQTKSKFAFGTAIKAALITDTSSTYKTYQDFVYNNFEWAVTENALKWKLMEKTMGNADYAKGVDAVNVLKAHGMKVRGHNMFWGVDGHSPAWLDGLSSTEILQQMHTRVNGMIAHTYGLLEHWDVNNENLHGDYFEQTTGHSDITREMFNWMYSLEPSVKLFLNEFNVVNSHLSTTAYKIQGRKFKDSGVPVYGMGVQSHFKTSQIDMNVLKYRLDKISQSGLPIWITELSILESNDGDKASALDDVMTLYFSHPAVEGVLLWGFWDGAINKQLNALATGDNVTPNAAGIKWMELFHQRFRTNELHSFDGLTSIDTRVFLGEHELLIKHNGNVIHTETIYIDQGGKTATVHLQGSGSSFHVSHVDFE; encoded by the exons ATGATGATCTTCactttgaatgtttttgttatataccTGAATGTTAATATTCTCTGGGCAGCAGATCTATTACGGAATCCTGACTTTGAGCGTCGGAATAGAATTAATCCATGGGTGTGCCAGAGTTGTCAAGCCTCAGTTGTAGATACCAGCTATCATGGCGATCGAAGCATCGAGGTGACAAATAG ACAAAAATTTGACTCAGGATTGACCCAGTCCTTCAATGTAGAGGGaggaaaacatataaaatgcaGGGCCTTCATCAAGGTTCTTAATTTGCCACATGGTAAAATGTCGGTAAAGGTAACAATGATGAGTATTTTTTCTACGGATG GAGTAACCAAATATGAAGTTATTggtgtaaacaaatattttcaaccAAAATACGGGTGGACAGAAATTGGTGGAGATTTACTTATTCCTCAAG GAACATCCCGTGTAAAAATCTCAATTCGAGTAGACGATCCTTCAGTGAATTATCTCTTGGATTATTCAAGCTGCACATACATTAATCATGACGTTAACTGGAAAACTAAGGCAAGTCAAAGAATTAATAACATTCGAAAGGGATCGCTAACCATAag CCTTGCATCCAGTGAGCCGTTAATTACTAGTGATCTAACTGTCCAG ataaaacagaCAAAGAGTAAGTTTGCTTTTGGAACTGCTATAAAAGCAGCCTTGATCACAGATACTAGTAGTACATATAAAACTTACCAGGACTTCGTGTATAACAACTTTGAATGGGCTGTTACAGAAAATGCATTGAAATGGAAACTCATGGAAAAAACAATG GGTAACGCTGATTATGCCAAAGGTGTTGATGCTGTCAACGTTTTGAAGGCTCATGG TATGAAAGTCAGGGGACATAACATGTTTTGGGGTGTTGATGGTCACTCTCCAGCCTGGTTGGACGGTTTGTCATCTACTGAGATACTGCAACAAATGCACACGAGAGTTAATGGGATGATAGCTCATACATATGGACT GTTAGAACATTGGgatgtgaacaacgaaaatttACACGGAGATTATTTTGAACAAACAACTGGACATTCAGACATCACCAGGGAGATGTTCAACTGGATGTATTCATTAGAACCGAGTGTTAAGCTGTTTCTGAATGAGTTTAATGTTGTGAATTCTCATCTTTCTACAACG GCTTACAAAATTCAAGGAAGAAAATTCAAAGACAGTGGTGTTCCAGTATACGGGATGGGCGTTCAAAGTCATTTTAAAACCAGCCAAATAGATATGAATGTTCTTAAg TATAGATTAGACAAAATTTCACAGAGTGGACTTCCGATATGGATTACAGAATTAAGTATTTTAGAATCTAATGATGGTGATAAAGCATCAGCGCTAGACGATGTAATGACGTTGTATTTTAGCCATCCTGCAGTCGAAGGAGTCCTCCTTTGGGGATTTTGGGATGGTGCTATAAATAAACAACTGAACGCTTTAGCAACAGGAGACAATGTAACG CCAAATGCAGCTGGCATCAAATGGATGGAACTATTTCATCAAAGATTCAGGACTAATGAGTTACATTCTTTTGATGGTTTAACTTCAATTGATACAAGAGTATTTCTGGGTGAACATGAGTTGTTGATAAAACACAACGGCAACGTCATACATACAGAAACTATATACATAGATCAAGGTGGAAAAACTGCTACTGTACATTTACAAGGATCAG GTAGCAGCTTTCATGTATCACATGTTGACTTTGAATGA